CAGGGGGCGCTCTCCGGCGACTACGAGGCCAGCGGGTGGACGGCGCCCTTCGCCTTCCTCGGCAACCCGGTCGTGGCCCTCGTCATCGGCGCCATCCTGGCCGTCTACGTCCTGCTGCCCCGCTGGACCCCGCGGAGCAAGGTGCAGGGCTGGCTGGCCGAGGCGGCGGCGTCCGCGGGTCTCATCCTGCTCATCACCGGTGCCGGCGGGGCGTTCGGCCAGGTCCTGCGCGACTCCGGCGTGGGCGACGCGCTCGCGGAGGCCATCGCCTCCACCGCGCTCCCGGCGTTCCTGGTGCCCTTCGTCATCGCCACCGTCGTGCGCATCGCCCAGGGGTCCGGCACGGTCGCCATGATCACCGCCGCCTCGGTCACCGCGCCCCTCGTCGACACCCTCGGGGTCGACCCGGTCGTCGCGGTGCTCGCGTGCACGGCCGGCTCCATGGTCTTCAGCTACTTCAACGACTCCTACTTCTGGGTCGTCACCCGCTTCACCGGCCTAGAGGGGACTGCGGCCCTCAAGGGCTGGTCCGGCATCACCACGGCCGTGTGGGCGGGGTCGATCCCGCTGCTCTTCGTGCTCAACCTCATCATGGGCTGACCCGGTGGCCCGCGTCCTCGTCGTCGCCGACGACCTCACCGGGGCGAACGCCTGCGCGGCCGGGTTCGCCCGGGCGGGTATGCGCGCCGTGACCCTCGGGCAGACCGACCCGGCGGGGACCATCGCCGAGTTCCACTCCTGCTTCGACGTCATCGTCGTCACGACCGAGTCGCGGCACGCCCCCGCGGCGGAGGTGCGCGAGCGGGTGGGGGACGTGGTGCGGGCCGGGTGGCCGGTCGAGCTGCTGAGCACGCGCATCGACACGACGCTGCGCGGCAACGTCGGGGTCGCGACGGAGGCGATGCTCACCGTCGCCCGGGAGGTCTCCGACCGTCGCGTCGTGGCGCTCTGCCTGCCCGCGCACCCCAGCGCCGACCGGGTCACCGTCGAGGGCCACCAGCTCCTGCGCGGCATGCGCCTGGAGAGCACCGAGCTGGCCCACGACCCCCGTGCCCCGGTCGACACCTCGGACGTGGCGGAGGTGCTCTCTCGCTCGACCGACCTGCGGGTGCGCCACCTGCCGCTGCGCCTCGTCACCGGGTCGCAGGAGGAGCTCGTCGCCGGGCTGCGCGAGCTGGTGACCGACGAGGTCGACGTCGTCGTCGCCGACGCGATGACCGTGGAGCACCTGGACCGCGTCGCGACGGCGGCCACCGCCTCCACCGACGACATCCTCTGGGTCACGGTGGACCCGGGGCCGGGCGCGGTGGCGATGGCGTCGGCGATGGGGCTGCCCGAGCACTCGAGGTCGGGGCCGCTGCTGGCGGTGTCCGGCTCGGCGACCGAGCTGACCCGCACCCAGCTGCAGCGGCTCATCACGGACCGCCCCTGCCGCGTCGTGCGGCCACGGACCCTGGACGACTCGGTCGTGCCCGACGTGGACGCGACGGTGCCGCTGCTGGTGGAGGAGCTGGAGCAGGCCGAGCCCGGGGCCGTCGTCCTGCTCGCCACGGTGCTCGACGC
This genomic window from Serinicoccus chungangensis contains:
- a CDS encoding four-carbon acid sugar kinase family protein, which translates into the protein MARVLVVADDLTGANACAAGFARAGMRAVTLGQTDPAGTIAEFHSCFDVIVVTTESRHAPAAEVRERVGDVVRAGWPVELLSTRIDTTLRGNVGVATEAMLTVAREVSDRRVVALCLPAHPSADRVTVEGHQLLRGMRLESTELAHDPRAPVDTSDVAEVLSRSTDLRVRHLPLRLVTGSQEELVAGLRELVTDEVDVVVADAMTVEHLDRVATAATASTDDILWVTVDPGPGAVAMASAMGLPEHSRSGPLLAVSGSATELTRTQLQRLITDRPCRVVRPRTLDDSVVPDVDATVPLLVEELEQAEPGAVVLLATVLDARELRPLSADEGEALPAALGRITRRALQETRVDGLYTTGGDITAAVLHEVDGQGLEIEDEVVPLAVAGEIVSGPWAGLPMVTKGGLVGDAETALLCLDRLAGMARDRLRSVRTATSHERARR